The following are encoded together in the Bradysia coprophila strain Holo2 unplaced genomic scaffold, BU_Bcop_v1 contig_94, whole genome shotgun sequence genome:
- the LOC119085514 gene encoding extensin-1-like: protein MLSLKHSYKKQLTPLNVLGYNEPPVGYNEPPVGYNEPPVGYNEPPVGYNEPPVGYNEPPVGYNEPPVGYNEPPVGYNEPPVGYNEPPVGYNEPPVGYNEPPVGYNEPPVGYNEPPVGYNEPPVGYNEPPVGYNEPPVGYNEPPVGYNEPPVGYNEPPVGYNEPPVVGYNEPPVGYNEPPVGYNEPPVGYNEPPVGYNEPPVGYNEPPVGYNEPPVGYNEPPVVGYNEPPVGYNEPPVGYNEPPVGYNEPPVGYNEPPVGYNEPPVGYNQSSVGYNQSSVR, encoded by the exons ATGCTCTCTCTAAAGCACTCGTACAAAAAACAGTTGACTCCCTTGAATGTTC TCGGTTATAACGAACCGCCAGTCGGTTATAACGAACCGCCAGTCGGTTATAACGAACCGCCAGTCGGTTATAACGAACCGCCAGTCGGTTATAACGAACCGCCAGTCGGTTATAACGAACCGCCAGTCGGTTATAACGAACCGCCAGTCGGTTATAACGAACCGCCAGTCGGTTATAACGAACCGCCAGTCGGTTATAACGAACCGCCAGTCGGTTATAACGAACCGCCAGTCGGTTATAACGAACCGCCAGTCGGTTATAACGAACCGCCAGTCGGTTATAACGAACCGCCAGTCGGTTATAACGAACCGCCAGTCGGTTATAACGAACCGCCAGTCGGTTATAACGAACCGCCAGTCGGTTATAACGAACCGCCAGTCGGTTATAACGAACCGCCAGTCGGTTATAACGAACCGCCAGTCGGTTATAACGAACCGCCAGTCG TCGGTTATAACGAACCGCCAGTCGGTTATAACGAACCGCCAGTCGGTTATAACGAACCGCCAGTCGGTTATAACGAACCGCCAGTCGGTTATAACGAACCGCCAGTCGGTTATAACGAACCGCCAGTCGGTTATAACGAACCGCCAGTCGGTTATAACGAACCGCCAGTCG TCGGTTATAACGAACCGCCAGTCGGTTATAACGAACCGCCAGTCGGTTATAACGAACCGCCAGTCGGTTATAACGAACCGCCAGTCGGTTATAACGAACCACCAGTCGGTTATAACGAACCGCCAGTTGGTTATAATCAATCGTCAGTTGGTTATAATCAATCGTCAGTCAGATAA